A window of the Sabethes cyaneus chromosome 1, idSabCyanKW18_F2, whole genome shotgun sequence genome harbors these coding sequences:
- the LOC128734445 gene encoding L-dopachrome tautomerase yellow-f2, giving the protein MRIFSSWLIILVVPAIAEELKLVYQWNQLAAPVLEADQPAIVFNNQEAQESNETFNAYGNIPMGVSHYKGRLFITIPRRRPGIPATLTVINMEKVQQINNPSLSGYPEALTNTLHLDYAADPKRIISVYRTKVDKCDRLWFVDTGHLEYPSNARQVQRPALWVINLKTDRRIQRFEIPASIVEFGYGMAGITVDVEEDKCEDAYAYISDYQWQGLYVYSLAANKMWRFNHIFFSFEPQNGRFIVGGQRFIWNDGLFSAAVGEKHSTTGKRIVYLHAMASTSEIATSNSVLKNETLTYAGSDYNELFLHLGSRGPNTHSASHAYDEQTGVLFFTEVNRNSIGCWNTAHDFSADNHGIVHLDNINMIYPSDLTIDNDGVMWVISNRLPIWIYSRLNETDFNFRIWRQTAEKAIEGTICARPRA; this is encoded by the exons ATGAGAATATTTTCGAGCTGGTTGATTATTTTAGTTGTACCGGCTATTGCGGAAGAACTAAAGCTTGTTTACCAATGGAATCAGCTGGCTGCCCCCGTATTAGAAGCTG atcAACCAGCCATAGTGTTTAACAACCAGGAGGCTCAAGAATCGAATGAAACCTTTAACGCCTACGGAAATATACCCATGGGAGTCAGTCATTACAAGGGGCGGTTGTTTATTACCATTCCTAGAAGACGACCAGGTATTCCCGCTACACTCACCGTTATCAATATGGAAAAAGTTCAACAGATCAACAACCCGTCGCTGTCTGGTTATCCCGAAGCACTAACAAATACATTACAC CTCGACTACGCGGCTGATCCTAAACGAATTATATCCGTATATCGCACTAAGGTCGACAAATGCGACCGATTATGGTTCGTAGATACCGGTCATCTAGAATATCCAAGCAATGCACGTCAGGTTCAACGGCCTGCATTGTGGGTTATAAATTTGAAAACGGACCGACGCATTCAAAGATTTGAAATTCCTGCCAGTATTGTAGAATTTGGATATGGGATGGCTGGTATTACAGTTGATGTAGAAGAAGATAAATGTGAAGATGCATACGCCTATATATCGGACTACCAGTGGCAAGGACTGTACGTTTATAGCTTGGCCGCGAACAAAATGTGGCGTTTCAATCATATTTTCTTCTCTTTCGAACCACAAAATGGACGTTTCATTGTTGGTGGACAACGGTTTATTTGGAACGATGGTTTATTTTCGGCTGCCGTTGGTGAAAAGCATTCGACCACTGGAAAGCGAATTGTGTATCTTCATGCAATGGCTTCTACAAGTGAAATCGCTACTTCCAACAGTGTACTGAAGAATGAAACTTTAACTTATGCCGGGAGTGattacaatgaactatttctaCACCTCGGCTCTAGGGGCCCAAACACGCACAGTGCCAGCCATGCATATGACGAACAGACAggtgttttgttttttacaGAAGTTAACCGCAACTCGATCGGATGCTGGAATACGGCGCATGACTTTAGTGCAGATAACCATGGGATTGTACATCTGGACAATATTAATATGATCTATCCATCAGATTTAACG ATCGACAACGACGGCGTGATGTGGGTCATTTCGAACCGACTTCCTATATGGATCTACTCAAGGCTAAATGAGACAGACTTCAACTTTCGGATCTGGCGTCAAACTGCCGAAAAGGCTATCGAGGGCACGATTTGTGCTCGACCACGCGCCTAG
- the LOC128745539 gene encoding L-dopachrome tautomerase yellow-f2-like: protein MVGDYEKVIPYPTIRGANETFNAYGNVPMGLNHHKGRLFVTFPRRSPGIPATLAVINMVRSQGVNNPAVFAYPDAQTNALQLDYSPDPRRIVSVYRTKIDKCDRLWFVDTGYLEYSGNERQIQRPALWVLNLKNDRPLQRYEIPTTIVELGYGMAGITVDVEEDRCEQAYAYISDYQWQGLYVYSLAVNRMWRFNHNFFSFEPRNGRFNVGGSRFVWNDGLFSIARGRQDSTTRNRIVYLHALASTSEIAVSNSVLKNETLSRFRNEYSELFRHLGSRGPNTHSASHDYDEGTSVLFYTEVNRNSIGCWNSKHGFDADNHGIVHLDNEKMIYPSDLTIDNDGVLWVMSNRFPVWLYSRLNATDYNFRIWRLSANSAIKGTICT from the exons ATGGTTGGTGATTACGAAAAAGTCATTCCTTA CCCGACGATTCGAGGAGCAAACGAGACCTTTAACGCGTATGGAAATGTCCCCATGGGCCTCAACCACCACAAGGGACGACTGTTCGTAACGTTTCCTAGAAGAAGCCCGGGAATTCCAGCAACCCTTGCGGTAATTAATATGGTTAGATCTCAAGGGGTCAACAATCCAGCGGTGTTCGCTTATCCTGACGCTCAAACGAATGCACTTCAA TTGGATTACTCACCAGATCCAAGACGGATTGTGTCCGTATATCGCACCAAAATCGACAAATGTGACCGATTGTGGTTCGTGGATACCGGCTATTTGGAATATTCTGGCAATGAGCGACAGATTCAACGACCAGCGCTGTGGGTTTTAAATCTGAAAAATGACCGTCCTCTTCAACGATACGAAATCCCAACCACTATTGTGGAACTTGGTTACGGAATGGCCGGTATAACAGTTGATGTAGAAGAAGACAGATGCGAACAGGCTTATGCCTACATATCCGATTACCAATGGCAAGGATTATACGTGTATAGTCTAGCCGTTAACAGAATGTGGCGTTTTAATCACAATTTCTTTTCGTTCGAACCACGAAACGGTCGATTCAACGTTGGAGGCTCACGATTTGTCTGGAACGACGGACTGTTTTCCATCGCTCGGGGCCGGCAGGATTCAACTACGAGAAACCGCATAGTGTACCTCCATGCGCTCGCTTCTACAAGTGAAATTGCTGTTTCCAACAGTGTACTGAAGAATGAAACATTGTCTCGATTCAGAAACGAATACAGTGAACTGTTTCGACATCTGGGATCACGAGGGCCCAACACTCACAGTGCCAGCCATGATTACGATGAGGGCACCAGTGTTCTGTTCTACACAGAGGTTAATCGAAACTCGATCGGATGCTGGAACAGTAAACACGGGTTTGACGCCGATAATCATGGCATAGTGCATTTGGATAATGAGAAGATGATTTATCCGTCGGATTTAACG ATTGACAATGATGGTGTTCTCTGGGTTATGTCAAACAGATTCCCAGTATGGCTCTACTCAAGGTTGAATGCGACCGATTATAACTTCCGAATCTGGCGTCTGTCGGCCAACAGTGCGATCAAGGGCACAATTTGCACgtaa
- the LOC128745540 gene encoding L-dopachrome tautomerase yellow-f-like produces the protein MGQFWLLIATAELFIPIAYCEKIQEVFHWKQLAHQKDVLADAADIIFNEQNPTSQLNESFASYVNVPMGVTHHKGRLFITVPRRFPGVPATLNVIDISSVAKGDMSPPLRAYPDYLINQLHSDYHADRKRIVSVYRSKVDHCNRLWFVDTGRLEYPNNTIQVQRPQLWIIDLIRDRKIRSFEIPETIVQPGDGMASLVVDVDTENCDKAFAYIPDLVQGAIYVYSFEANRMWAFKHTSFQQNPQKANFYVAGLRFVWDDGIFSITLGKRDPLTKARPVYYHPMVSTSEFTTSSQILQNESVANVGDYEHLFQLLGDRGPNSQSTMHYFDEETGVIFFAEVNRNAIGCWNTKNEFTAENYDTIFLDHQHLVYPGDLNADADGIIWVLANNLPTWLYSRLDENRYNFHVWRLTPREAIIGTKCQN, from the exons ATGGGTCAATTCTGGTTGTTGATAGCTACAGCAGAGTTGTTTATCCCGATAGCCTATTGCGAAAAAATTCAAGAAGTTTTTCACTGGAAACAGCTTGCTCACCAAAAGGATGTCCTAGCAG ACGCAGCAGACATTATTTTCAATGAACAAAATCCGACATCCCAGCTAAACGAATCTTTTGCAAGTTACGTAAACGTCCCGATGGGAGTAACGCATCACAAGGGTCGATTGTTCATCACTGTTCCAAGAAGATTTCCAGGAGTTCCTGCTACGCTAAACGTGATCGATATTTCCAGTGTCGCCAAAGGTGACATGAGTCCACCATTGAGAGCATATCCCGATTACCTAATCAACCAACTACAT AGTGACTACCATGCAGACCGAAAACGCATCGTTTCGGTTTACCGTTCCAAAGTAGATCACTGCAATCGTCTATGGTTTGTTGATACCGGGAGACTGGAATATCCCAACAATACCATACAAGTACAACGGCCGCAGTTGTGGATTATAGATCTTATACGGGATCGAAAAATTCGTAGCTTTGAGATTCCAGAAACAATTGTACAACCTGGTGATGGTATGGCAAGCTTGGTGGTAGACGTAGATACTGAGAACTGCGATAAAGCCTTCGCATACATTCCTGATCTGGTTCAAGGGGCCATTTATGTCTACAGTTTTGAAGCAAATCGAATGTGGGCCTTCAAACATACCTCATTTCAGCAAAACCCGCAAAAGGCCAACTTCTACGTTGCAGGCTTGCGCTTTGTGTGGGATGATGGGATATTTTCAATCACACTGGGTAAAAGAGATCCGTTAACGAAGGCGAGACCAGTTTACTACCATCCAATGGTGAGCACATCGGAATTTACTACCAGCAGCCAAATACTGCAAAACGAATCGGTGGCTAATGTCGGGGACTACGAACACCTATTTCAACTGCTGGGTGATCGTGGTCCGAACAGCCAATCGACTATGCACTACTTTGACGAGGAAACCGgtgtaattttttttgccgaaGTTAACCGAAATGCGATAGGATGCTGGAATACTAAG AATGAATTTACAGCAGAGAACTACGACACAATCTTCCTGGATCATCAACATCTAGTCTACCCTGGGGATCTTAAC GCCGATGCTGACGGAATCATTTGGGTGTTGGCGAACAATTTGCCTACCTGGCTTTATTCACGGCTGGATGAAAACAGATATAACTTTCATGTGTGGCGACTAACACCGCGAGAGGCAATAATCGGAACTAAATGTCAAAACTAG